The following proteins come from a genomic window of Panicum hallii strain FIL2 chromosome 8, PHallii_v3.1, whole genome shotgun sequence:
- the LOC112872461 gene encoding uncharacterized protein LOC112872461, which translates to MSFPLSALPRCVALRSKHDNSYLCSVHDESHGGNLVELVGGGGPDGGVMNPRSRFYLEPSKEHEGLMHVRCCYNNKYWVPQQRVLHGGSARWIIGTADEPEEDLSKPSCTLLKHIPIAGEQAEGGSTCRFLHSQLGKYACVSSTPFTSIRSYLHIASREEADDHQDGGLIDAFTVIDVSGQKQLPSYLAFKGDNGCFLGANIIEGYKYLQFSGKDIGDPRVFHTIFTNDDGVVRIKSNYFGLFWRRSPNWIWADSEDATHSNSDTLFRVTTWDDFIALRNLGNNNFCKRLTKEGKTDCLNADVDSITIEARLQCHEPVLSRDIYDVDFHQHEARMYTKDIDGLGSQTVKNQSSTINKTTLTFTYTNTVATTWSTTVSLKIGIKTTLKSGILFVVDGKIEVSSEFSGSYTWGKTETEQKQTSKQITVDVPPMKKVTIKAIGSNGVCDIPFSYKQTDVLTNGQVVTKKFTDGMYFGVKTSSITFQTIEEDL; encoded by the exons ATGTCTTTCCCACTGTCGGCGCTGCCAAGATGCGTCGCTCTCCGCTCAAAGCATGACAACAGTTACCTGTGCTCCGTGCACGACGAGAGCCACGGCGGCAACTTGGTCGAGCTCGTCGGTGGCGGCGGCCCCGACGGCGGCGTGATGAACCCGCGCTCCAGGTTCTACCTGGAGCCTTCCAAGGAGCACGAGGGGCTTATGCACGTCAGATGCTGCTACAACAACAAGTACTGGGTGCCCCAGCAGCGCGTGCTTCACGGCGGCAGCGCTCGCTGGATCATTGGCACCGCCGATGAGCCGGAGGAAGACCTGTCCAAGCCGTCGTGCACCCTGCTCAAGCACATCCCCATCGCCGGCGAGCAAGCAGAAGGCGGCTCCACCTGCAG GTTCCTCCATTCCCAGCTAGGAAAATATGCTTGTGTGTCATCCACTCCTTTTACGTCCATACGCTCCTACTTGCATATAGCATCACGCGAAGAAGCTGATGATCATCAAGACGGCGGTCTCATTGATGCCTTCACTGTCATTGATGTGTCGGGGCAGAAGCAGTTGCCTTCATATCTTGCTTTCAAAGGCGACAACGGGTGTTTCCTTGGGGCGAATATCATCGAGGGCTACAAATATCTTCAGTTTTCAGGAAAAGATATTGGAGATCCAAGAGTGTTCCATACTATTTTCACCAATGATGATGGAGTCGTCCGTATAAAATCCAACTATTTTGGCTTGTTTTGGAGGCGCAGCCCAAACTGGATCTGGGCTGATTCAGAAGACGCTACCCACAGCAACTCTGACACATTATTTAGGGTGACCACTTGGGATGACTTCATTGCTCTCCGAAACTTGGGCAACAACAATTTCTGTAAGAGGTTAACCAAAGAAGGGAAGACAGATTGCCTCAATGCTGATGTTGATTCCATCACAATCGAAGCAAGATTGCAGTGCCATGAACCAGTTCTTTCCCGAGACATCTACGATGTCGATTTTCACCAGCATGAAGCTAGGATGTATACCAAAGATATTGATGGCCTTGGTAGCCAAACTGTTAAAAACCAGAGCAGTACAATAAACAAAACCACGTTAACCTTCACGTACACAAATACGGTGGCGACTACCTGGAGTACTACTGTTTCACTGAAGATAGGCATCAAAACCACTCTTAAGTCCGGGATCCTATTTGTTGTTGATGGGAAAATTGAGGTTAGCTCTGAATTCAGTGGATCATATACCTGGGGAAAAACTGAAACTGAACAAAAGCAAACTAGCAAACAAATTACTGTTGATGTTCCTCCGATGAAGAAAGTGACAATAAAAGCGATCGGATCAAATGGTGTCTGTGATATTCCCTTCTCATACAAGCAGACCGATGTTTTGACCAACGGGCAGGTGGTTACCAAAAAGTTCACCGATGGCATGTATTTTGGTGTTAAAACCTCTAGTATCACGTTCCAAACCATAGAAGAGGACCTGTAG